A genomic segment from Drosophila willistoni isolate 14030-0811.24 chromosome 2L unlocalized genomic scaffold, UCI_dwil_1.1 Seg168, whole genome shotgun sequence encodes:
- the LOC6652204 gene encoding zinc finger protein 423 homolog isoform X2, which yields MMALKMLYRGPSSRLENLIEKIQATKEITSNDMYSTHTSSSYSPSISDGTLTPNSHHHLPASAVSGLSEDLQTEHKAHADRDQKDPAQLFKPKRPSHFHHHHHHHYHHQQALKIANKLRKINKEANKMGSGSGTGATEDGATGIGGVSSDATTKFDKLTGESIKSRGDGSYQCQFCDKSFPRLGYLKHHVQSHAEHLPFKCEYCAKLFKHKRSRDRHKKLHTNERNYKCPHCEAAFSRSDHLKIHMKTHDIQKPFQCSMCNRGYNTAAALTSHMQKHKKNAAILAAGGNPNALNYSPRSTGSASVSSSNSSLHKRRYALALANNDSSSRSPSRLDYPKRSRITNTNQSTPTPLLRCSYCPKVTEFSSLEQLNAHLQSVHEHQQQQQQQQQEQQQQQTESESFELNCEYCTMKFGNIAGLFQHMRTTHLDRLSSPPSIASYYEHLNRLEMPKQMKQDLSSPQRKAEEPEELPTDLSSNKRQMEEPTQTPAAGPVPPPGVFFCNQCNAGLPDFDSFRNHLKTHIAEGMQLICPHCGLTLPEQQEYERHVVAHFLITNSEFNCSSCGKSFAKAEDLQQHLLADHVVTILKCSLCSELCENRMAMQLHLACAHSQETKLLRCSACMELFRSDSEFHVHVKTRHQLALGNQTSSGLGSVSSGVSPTNPLQCMFCRAVCSSELEMHFHLAAHARQFRCPSCPETFHVEFLLDRHMQSQHGGVKDNKEQSSPNMAMGSLYVNALLPPLAAAAAAAVTNNNNNIIDYNVAFKFKGLFGGGGGGPPTAPSKFYSPLQVDTKAQQPSPHPALMYGLSQRYLMEMYKAKSISPAPPASTEPPPGSAAAPPPATFSCGMCERQDLRSEAELHSHRKLAHNLKTGVSLRCAYCAGNFKSRAELEQHMKSCHNSTGKHKCLICDEIFPSPAILAEHKLQHSKVGQSGKCSHCSHQLEDVAAFRNHLTEHGSDGSLPLACICCRQTLHSEFELSLHAKFHTKSSAGTSRGSLQEPVCALCLEPLPPTGPPIDGHIPAKLCEKCLRKHNLNGKRNKLSESPSVNVAPATATAVAPNHSPFLENRCNLCKMILPHAQKLQEHLVEHTFAGTEQRGFNCYICSAVFTAPGGLLNHMSVEHGAHSRPYDCNLCPEKFYFRAELEHHQRGHELRPAPPSRLSLSKQEPPCTLGSPSLSPATVKLELYESETQASDVDNGEEGTTNAAQEEEEYIEVEQMPHETRSEELMERSSNSS from the exons ATGATGGCTCTAAAAATGTTATATCGCGGTCCTAGTTCGCGTTTGGAGAATTTAATCGAAAAGATTCAGGCCACCAAGGAGATAACTAGCAACG ATATGTACAGCACTCACACCTCGTCCAGCTACTCGCCCAGCATTTCGGATGGGACCCTGACACCCAATTCCCATCACCATTTGCCCGCCTCGGCCGTATCCGGCTTGTCTGAGGATCTGCAAACAGAACACAAGGCTCATGCCGACCGTGACCAAAAGGATCCCGCACAGCTATTCAAGCCCAAGCGTCCCTCACActtccatcatcatcatcatcaccactACCATCATCAGCAGGCTCTGAAAATTGCCAACAAGTTGCGCAAAATCAATAAGGAGGCCAACAAAATGGGTTCAGGCAGTGGCACTGGCGCCACCGAAGATGGAGCAACTGGCATTGGAGGCGTCTCCTCGGATGCCACCACAAAGTTTGATAAGTTGACAGgcgaaagcattaaaagccgAGGCGACGGTTCCTATCAGTGTCAGTTCTGTGATAAATCATTTCCGCGACTCGGTTACTTGAAGCATCACGTGCAG agCCATGCCGAACATCTGCCATTCAAGTGCGAGTACTGTGCCAAGCTCTTCAAGCACAAGCGTTCCCGAGATCGTCATAAGAAACTGCATACAAATGAGCGAAACTACAAGTGTCCGCATTGCGAGGCGGCATTTTCGAGAAG CGATCATCTGAAGATCCACATGAAAACCCATGACATCCAGAAGCCGTTCCAGTGCAGCATGTGTAATCGTGGCTATAATACGGCAGCCGCTCTGACCTCGCACATGCAAAAGCACAAGAAgaacgccgccattttggcTGCTGGGGGCAATCCCAATGCCCTCAACTACAGTCCGAGATCAACGGGTTCCGCATCGGTGTCTTCGAGTAATAGCAGTCTGCACAAGCGTCGCTATGCCTTGGCTTTGGCCAATAATGACAGCAGTAGTCGGAGTCCGAGTCGTTTGGATTATCCGAAACGTTCAAGGATCACAAACACAAACCAATCTACACCCACTCCTCTGCTAAGGTGCAGCTACTGCCCCAAGGTGACAGAGTTCAGTAGTCTGGAACAATTGAATGCCCACTTGCAAAGTGTCCAtgaacatcagcagcagcagcagcagcaacaacaggaacaacagcaacaacaaacagagTCAGAGTCCTTCGAGCTGAACTGTGAGTACTGTACCATGAAATTTGGCAACATTGCGGGACTTTTCCAGCACATGAGGACCACCCATTTGGATAGGCTCAGTTCGCCACCATCCATTGCCAGCTACTATGAGCATCTCAATCGCCTAGAAATGCCGAAGCAGATGAAACAGGACCTGTCTAGCCCACAGCGGAAGGCAGAAGAGCCAGAGGAACTACCAACAGACTTGAGTAGCAACAAGAGACAGATGGAGGAGCCAACCCAAACTCCTGCAGCCGGACCTGTCCCACCTCCAGGTGTCTTCTTTTGCAACCAATGCAATGCAGGCCTGCCGGACTTTGACAGCTTTCGCAATCATCTCAAGACTCACATAGCCGAAGGAATGCAATTGATATGTCCACATTGTGGCCTCACTTTGCCAGAACAACAGGAGTACGAGCGTCATGTGGTTGCCCATTTCCTGATCACCAACTCAGAGTTTAATTGCAGTAGTTGCGGTAAGAGTTTTGCCAAAGCTGAAGATCTGCAGCAACATTTACTAGCCGACCATGTCGTGACCATTTTGAAGTGCTCCTTGTGTTCGGAGCTCTGCGAAAATCGAATGGCCATGCAGTTGCATCTGGCCTGTGCCCACAGCCAGGAAACAAAGCTGTTGAGATGCAGTGCCTGCATGGAGCTCTTCCGTTCTGATTCAGAGTTCCATGTACATGTGAAGACACGTCATCAATTAGCCCTGGGCAATCAGACAAGCAGCGGTCTGGGATCAGTGTCAAGTGGTGTGAGCCCAACCAATCCTCTCCAGTGCATGTTTTGTCGTGCCGTTTGCTCCTCGGAGCTAGAGATGCACTTCCATTTAGCGGCACATGCTCGACAATTCCGTTGTCCTTCTTGTCCGGAAACATTTCATGTCGAGTTTTTGCTCGACAGGCATATGCAGAGCCAACATGGCGGGGTGAAGGACAACAAGGAGCAATCCTCCCCCAATATGGCTATGGGAAGTCTATATGTGAATGCCCTGTTGCCTCCTCTGGCTGCCGCTGCCGCAGCCGCTGtaacgaacaacaacaataacatcaTTGACTACAACGTGGCCTTCAAATTCAAGGGTCTCTTTGGTGGTGGGGGAGGAGGACCACCCACAGCTCCATCCAAGTTCTACAGCCCCCTACAAGTAGATACAAAAGCACAACAGCCCTCACCCCACCCGGCACTGATGTACGGACTGAGTCAGAGATATCTCATGGAAATGTATAAGGCCAAGTCCATTTCACCCGCTCCGCCCGCTTCCACAGAGCCACCGCCGGGATCTGCGGCAGCACCACCCCCGGCCACCTTCAGTTGCGGCATGTGCGAGCGCCAAGATCTTCGCAGCGAGGCTGAACTTCACTCCCATCGCAAGTTGGCCCACAATCTGAAAACCGGTGTCAGTCTACGTTGTGCATACTGCGCGGGTAATTTCAAGTCCAGGGCCGAACTGGAGCAGCACATGAAGAGCTGTCACAATTCGACGGGCAAGCACAAATGCCTAATTTGTGACGAGATATTCCCCTCACCCGCGATCCTGGCCGAGCACAAACTGCAGCACTCAAAGGTGGGACAGTCGGGCAAGTGCTCGCACTGTTCGCATCAATTGGAGGATGTGGCCGCCTTCCGCAATCATCTCACGGAGCACGGAAGCGATGGAAGCCTGCCGCTGGCCTGCATTTGTTGCCGCCAAACTCTGCACTCCGAGTTCGAATTGTCCTTGCATGCCAAGTTCCACACTAAATCATCGGCAGGCACTTCTAGAGGCAGCCTCCAGGAGCCAGTGTGTGCCTTGTGTCTTGAGCCGCTTCCGCCCACTGGACCACCAATTGATGGCCACATCCCTGCCAAACTTTGTGAGAAGTGTTTGCGTAAACATAATTTGAATGGCAAAAGAAACAAGCTATCCGAGTCGCCATCGGTCAATGTGGCTCCGGCGACCGCGACGGCTGTTGCTCCCAACCATTCCCCGTTTCTGGAGAATCGCTGCAATCTATGCAAAATGATTCTGCCCCATGCCCAAAAACTTCAAGAGCATCTGGTTGAGCACACTTTTGCTGGCACCGAACAGCGTGGATTCAATTGCTACATCTGTTCGGCAGTGTTCACTGCTCCCGGAGGACTTCTCAATCACATGTCGGTGGAGCATGGCGCCCACTCGCGACCCTATGATTGCAACTTGTGTCCGGAGAAGTTCTATTTCCGAGCTGAGCTAGAGCACCACCAGCGAGGACATGAATTGCGACCAGCCCCTCCGAGTCGCCTATCCTTAAGTAAACAAGAGCCGCCCTGTACCCTAGGCAGTCCAAGTCTTAGTCCCGCAACGGTTAAACTTGAGCTCTACGAATCGGAAACTCAAGCCTCTGATGTTGACAATGGCGAGGAAGGAACGACCAACGCTGCCCAGGAAGAGGAGGAGTACATTGAAGTGGAACAAATGCCTCATGAGACGCGATCGGAGGAGTTAATGGAACGGTCTAGCAACAGCTCTTAA